The Camelus dromedarius isolate mCamDro1 chromosome 8, mCamDro1.pat, whole genome shotgun sequence genome includes a window with the following:
- the KCNIP2 gene encoding Kv channel-interacting protein 2 isoform X4, giving the protein MRGQSRKESLSDSRDLDGSYDQLTGHPPGPTKKALKQRFLKLLPCCGPQALPSVSEIGWVFRFLGDSSLPSALAAPASLRPHRPRPLDPDSVEDEFELSTVCHRPEGLEQLQEQTKFTRKELQVLYRGFKNECPSGIVNEENFKQIYSQFFPQGDSSTYATFLFNAFDTNHDGSVSFEDFVAGLSVILRGTIDDRLNWAFNLYDLNKDGCITKEEMLDIMKSIYDMMGKYTYPALREEAPREHVESFFQKMDRNKDGVVTVEEFIESCQKDENIMRSMQLFDNVI; this is encoded by the exons GCCACCCTCCAGGGCCCACTAAAAAAGCGCTGAAGCAGCGATTCCTCAAGCTGCTGCCTTGCTGCGGGCCCCAAGCCCTGCCCTCAGTCAGTGAAA TCGGCTGGGTCTTCCGCTTTCTCGGTGACAGTTCGCTCCCTTCAGCATTAGCCGCCCCAGCCTCCCTCCGCCCCCACAGACCCCGCCCGCTGGACCCAG ACAGCGTGGAGGATGAGTTTGAACTGTCCACTGTGTGTCACCGGCCTGAGGGTCTGGAGCAGCTACAGGAACAAACCAAATTCACGCGCAAGGAATTGCAAGTCCTGTACCGGGGCTTCAAAAAC gaatGTCCCAGTGGAATTGTCAATGAGGAGAACTTCAAGCAGATTTACTCCCAGTTCTTTCCTCAAGGAG ACTCCAGCACATATGCCACCTTCCTCTTCAATGCCTTTGACACCAACCATGATGGCTCAGTCAGTTTTGAG GACTTTGTGGCTGGTTTGTCGGTGATTCTTCGGGGAACCATAGATGACAGGCTGAACTGGGCCTTCAACCTGTATGACCTCAACAAGGATGGCTGCATCACCAAGGAG GAAATGCTTGATATCATGAAGTCCATCTATGACATGATGGGCAAGTATACATATCCTGCACTCCGGGAGGAGGCCCCAAGAGAACATGTGGAGAGCTTCTTCCAG AAGATGGACAGGAACAAGGATGGTGTGGTGACTGTCGAGGAATTCATTGAGTCTTGTCAAAAG GACGAGAACATCATGAGGTCCATGCAGCTCTTTGACAATGTCATCTAG
- the KCNIP2 gene encoding Kv channel-interacting protein 2 isoform X1, whose amino-acid sequence MNLEGLEMVAVLVVLALFVKVLEQFGLFEPVSLEDSVEDEFELSTVCHRPEGLEQLQEQTKFTRKELQVLYRGFKNECPSGIVNEENFKQIYSQFFPQGDSSTYATFLFNAFDTNHDGSVSFEDFVAGLSVILRGTIDDRLNWAFNLYDLNKDGCITKEEMLDIMKSIYDMMGKYTYPALREEAPREHVESFFQKMDRNKDGVVTVEEFIESCQKDENIMRSMQLFDNVI is encoded by the exons ATGAACCTGGAAGGGCTGGAGATGGTCGCTGTGCTTGTGGTCCTCGCTCTGTTTGTCAAGGTCCTGGAGCAGTTTGGCCTCTTTGAGCCTGTCTCCTTGGAAG ACAGCGTGGAGGATGAGTTTGAACTGTCCACTGTGTGTCACCGGCCTGAGGGTCTGGAGCAGCTACAGGAACAAACCAAATTCACGCGCAAGGAATTGCAAGTCCTGTACCGGGGCTTCAAAAAC gaatGTCCCAGTGGAATTGTCAATGAGGAGAACTTCAAGCAGATTTACTCCCAGTTCTTTCCTCAAGGAG ACTCCAGCACATATGCCACCTTCCTCTTCAATGCCTTTGACACCAACCATGATGGCTCAGTCAGTTTTGAG GACTTTGTGGCTGGTTTGTCGGTGATTCTTCGGGGAACCATAGATGACAGGCTGAACTGGGCCTTCAACCTGTATGACCTCAACAAGGATGGCTGCATCACCAAGGAG GAAATGCTTGATATCATGAAGTCCATCTATGACATGATGGGCAAGTATACATATCCTGCACTCCGGGAGGAGGCCCCAAGAGAACATGTGGAGAGCTTCTTCCAG AAGATGGACAGGAACAAGGATGGTGTGGTGACTGTCGAGGAATTCATTGAGTCTTGTCAAAAG GACGAGAACATCATGAGGTCCATGCAGCTCTTTGACAATGTCATCTAG